The Mangrovivirga cuniculi genomic sequence CTATCAAAACTATTATTGCAATGAATGCAGTAAAGTGCATTTCAAACAATCCGTGCATTTGATAGATAAACTGAGCCATGAATATTCCGGCTACCAAACTACCAATATATTGATTTAGCCTTGTTTCCTTGAAGAATATTTTGGAACTATAGTACATCATCAGATTTATCAGTCCAACTCCAAATCCTACCAGGTAAGTGTCATATATAAAGGCCAGGCCAACACCGAAAATAAAATAACCGATTAGTAGCGTTTCTAATACGTAATTAGACTGCTTATATATTCGTTCAAAAAATGGTTTATATTTAGTTTGCATATTTTTTCAGGTTAATTCTCGTTTGAAGGGAGTTCACATCCATAGGATATATAAGCCAATTCCGGAAAATGTGGAGGCTTCTTATTTGTTAGCATGGCTTCAACTGCTAATTCTGCAAAGCGAGTGTTTTTTGAAGTACAAAAGCGAGCCTTATTGTAATTACCTTTATAAAATACTCTTCCGTTTTCGACAATTACAGCTTGAGGGGTGCTGTATACACCTAGTTCATTAGCTATTTTGCCATCCTTATCAATAATGGTTTCTATACCCAGATCATATTTTTTTTTAAATTCCTGTAGTTTATTTGATTGTTCTTCCTCTATAACAGCTATAAATTTTACAGAATCTTCGTTTTTTCTCACAATGCGTTTAAACTCCTTAATATTAAAGCGCGAGCACGGGCATTCGCTGTTATAAAAATGAAAATACACTCTATTACCAGTACCTGCCAGATCAAGTTTTACAGAATCTCCCTGTTCAACCATCTTTAGATCGATTGGCTTTGGTGTAGGTAATAAAAATCTATATTCCTGTCTGTAAAAAATAATCGCTATGACTGTGAGCGAAAAAGTCAGCCATAAAGCAAAAAATAACTTCTTCTTCATTTCATCTCTCCTTTATGATGAATAATTTTAAATACTTAAAAGTAAACACAATTGACTTTGTGAATGTTTATGACATGTAATGACATAAGTTGGGTTGAGTGATTATTGTAGAATATCTTTAAATCATTATTAAAAATCATCTATTAATTTACGATAGCTATAAACACCTTTAAAAGTTAAATTTATATTGGATAATTACTTTTCAGATGGATCAACTTGTTATAAATGTACATTGTGCTTAAAAAATCAATATTTTGGTTTAAAAAAGGCCTTAACTTTTTTGAATATTTACCTGCTCAAACTACCAAATAATAGAATTTTTAATTGGAGTAATGTTTTGGTAGGAATTCAAAATAATTTAATTGAGAGAATTAAATTTTCAGGAAAGCATTCAATAAAAATTTGATTAAGCGGAAAAATTTAATTTGATAAAACCTTCCATTTTTAAGACTTACCAGAGACTTATTGTTCCAGTGGATATTTATCGGATTTGTGAATTTGCAATGATTCCGATATTTGAAAAATAACCTTAGGGGCAATTTTGAATGAGGGTTTCCGATAATGTTACAATAAACTTCATTGCCTTTGCTTTTAAGTTTAATAACATCTCCGGAAAAATTTAATAAAAGGTCACAATTTTTAATTGTCATTTTCTTTAGTTGAGATGATCAATTTACCATTGAATTCCCAATTAGTCTTCTCTTCTGATCCAACCTCGGTAGGAACATCGATTTTAAAATTTTTAAAATCGTAGGTTATTTCAGCGTTTCTGCCAGTTAGCTTATCATAAAGACCACCTGCTAGTTCTGGCCAGCTTTGAATATTTGTGTTTTGAGCCATAATTAATTATTTGATTTATAATTCAACATTCGATTAATTCTAAAATACAAGGTAATTCACTACTCCAAGTACCCAAATAAGTGTCCAGCAGATAGTTCTGACAAGATTCACTTTAATAAGTCTTGATCCAACACTTCTTACATCACCTGATTCAGTCATTTTATTATGCAATGGAACTGCTGAAAAGAAGGTGTTTGCCCAAACAACTAAAACCATAGCCAGGCAAACTAAATTGATAATGTTTGGATCTCTGAAAACGAAATACACAATTATACCTAATTGCGTAATCATTAACGGAGCTACTAGTGCGGTTATTCTGGCTACATATTTACTGTGCCAGGTGCTGACCTCATTTTGACTCATATACTTAAACCCAGGATAAACAATAATCTGGGTTAACCAGATGAGAATAAAAAGGCCGAAATCAATAATCATTCTAACGATTTCCATGTCATCTAAACTTTATATCATTCATTATGTTTCGTAAATATGTTAAATTTTAGAACTGCTAATAATCCAAATAGTTCGACCTGGGTAGTATTTTTACATGGGGCAGGAGGGAATATGGACACCTGGAAATATCAATGGGAGGCTATTGAGCCTCATTTTAATTTGCTGGCAGTAGATCTAAGAGATCATGGAAAAAGTAAAAATATAAGCCCCGAAAAAGACTCTTACGATTTTGCATTAATAGCCACTGATATTCTGGAAGTGATAGATCATTTGAAAATCAAAAGTGCTTTTTTTGTGACTCTTTCTTTTGGTAGTGTTTTAATGCAGGATTTAAGTATGAGACGACCGGAGATGGTTAGTGGAGCAGTTCTGGCCGGAGCTATTTTTAAAGGAAATTTTTTAATCAAGGCATTTGTTCATTTGGCAAGGTTTTTCAATTTATTTCTAAGTTACAGTCAAATGTACAGCCTTTTCTCTTACTTGCTCATGCCTAAAAAAGAACATCAAAGATCAAGAAGAATTTACAAAATTCAGGCCACAAAAATAGGTTCAGATGAATACATGAAATGGCTTGGGCTTTATTCAACTTTCTTTTCAACCCTGGAAAAATTTAGCGGGCAGAAAATACATTATCCTACCCTGGTAATTATGGGGTCTGATGATTTCGTGTTTTTGAGTGCCGCACAAGAATTTACAGATAATCAGGAAAATGCTAGTCTTAAAGTGATTTCAAATGCCGGCCATATTTGCAATATTGATCAGTACAACAAATTTAATGAGCTTTTAAAATCATTTCTGTTCTCACAAGAATTTATTAGTCAAAAAGCAGATAGTTGATTAAACGGTTTTGAGTATATTTTTATAAATTATATACTTAACTCACGACCACATTGATTTGCTGAATCTACGAATTTTATTCATCGCATTTTTGAACCTGTATTCTATAGATGTTTCTTCGCAAAGCTCTATCATGTATCAGGATATCAAAAAATCTGATTGGTTTACTATAGCAGGAGGATCTTATGGAAGAATCGGAATTGGCTGGACCCCTGATATTTCATCTGTAAGTGGTAGAAGGCTTAATTTAAGCAGAATGGGAAGTATTGGAGGCCGGATGGAAGAACAGGATTACCTGGAAATCGGTCTCGCTTTTAAAATGGAACCATTTAAACAGACCAGGGATTCCATAGAGATAAATGTTCAACTGAGAGCAGCTGTCTTTACTCGTGGAGCGGCTTATTTTGGTAGTAGCAGCACTTCAGGTTTTAATGGATTGACACTCGTTTTGCCGGAATTATATGTTGAAGGCAAAAATGTGTTTACCAAAGACCTCAATATCTGGGTGGGTAATCGTTTTTACAGGGGCAATGATGTTCACATGGCAGATTATTTTTATTTCAATGATCATTCAGGGCAGGGGGCCGGAATTGAATATAAAAAATCGCGATTCAATGTTATTTTCGTTTCTTCCTCGGATACAACTTCTACAGTCCCTCCATATTTTTATTTGAATTATTTTACTGGTACCCCAAGTCTGGAGATCAGAAATCGAATTGTGTATGCTTTAGAACAAGATCTGCAACTAGGAAAGCATTCATTAATTACCTTTTTAGGGGAATATCACAGAATAGGAGATCCTTCGGACAATCCTGCTGTTCAGGGCTCATTAGAATCTTTCCCGGGAGATTATGGATGGGTTATCGGAGCAAAGTATCAACATAATGTGCTTCCATACGAATTTCTAAGAGATGGATCTTTTAATCAATTTGCCATTAGATATGGTAGCGGAATTGCAAACGGAGGCGATGGTGGTAGCTCAAGAACATGGGAGACATTTGGAGCCGTTGATACTACTAATTTTCAATTTCGGAATGCTTATTCCTGGCATATAGTTAATCATTTCCTGCTTGATTTTTCTGATAAATTTAGCTTAAATGGCTATGGTATTTTTAACTATAACCAGGGAGCAGCAAAAACAAAAGGCGAAGCAGAAACATATCTGGGAAAGGAAGTATTTAACAGAAAAAAAGATCTTACTTTCGGGCTAAAGGGTGTTAATTATATCACTGACATTTTTCACTGGCAAACTGAGATCCATTATAGTCAACGTCAGCAAGGGACATCCTCATGGTACCGGGTAACAAAACTAAGTTTTGTACCCACGATCGCACTTAGAGGTCAAAGGTCTGTATGGTCAAGACCACATATCAGGTTTATATATTCTATTGCCAGATTTAACCAGGCAGCACAGCAGGATCAGTTCTCCCCATTTCTTCAATTAACAGGGCCCAAAGAATGGGGACATTTCTTTGGTGTCAGAGCAGAGTGGTGGACCTGGTAGGTCTTATTAATTATTAAAATATCAATAATTTATCGTCAATTAAGAAAATTTATTATTTTGTAATAGAAAAAGTCAGTTGAAATTAATTGTTTCTACAATAGTTCAGTCTAAATGATCAGGTACGCAAGTTTTTTTATTATAACCTTATTTTTCAATCTTACCCTTCTTTCCCAGGATGAAGCAATAAGTGAAATTAGATCTAAAATTGAAGAAAGTTTTGATCATATTAATAACATAAAATCTCTTATAAAATCTGGTCCCGAAAGTAAAGATAGCCTTACATTATACTCAAACAGATTATTGGATATTCAGGATGGTCTTGTAAATGAGATTGATCGGTTAGATGAGATAGAAAAGGATTTTGAAAACAGATTAAGAGAGTTGGGCCCTGAACCAGCTGAAGGAGAAATGCCTGAAGCAAAAGTAATCTCTAAACTTAGGGACAGCCTGGAAACAAAGATTAGCAATACTGTTGAATTAAAGCAATCAGCAATACTGCTTAATGAGCAAATCAGCCAACTTTTAGTCGATATTGCCAAAAAAAAGAGCGATATATTCATCGACGCCCTGGGAAATAGAAGTAAGTCAATTTTATCACCTGATTTGTGGGTTGAAGCATCCAGAGATTTTCCGGTAGTGGTAGATAAAATCGCTCACTTTTTTAATCAGTGGGCAGATAGCTTAAAAAAAGGCAAAAATTACAAAGCAACAATCATGATATTAATGACGGCTTTTATCTTGATTGTGATAGTCTTTTATCTAGTGTCAAAGAATAGCATTTGGAAACGAATAGATGGATATTTTGAAAAGGGTGAAGAACTTTCTCTTATAAATAGAAAAAGGAGAGCAGCAGTTAAAAGTTTTTCTGACCTATTATTATTGACTTTTGCCTTTATTTTACTCTATTGGATAGGTAAAGAGTTTAATTTGATCACAGTTTATAATAAGCTCTTCTTTTTAAGATTATTTTTTGGAATTACAGCATCAGTTTTCTTTATAAAATACATTCGAAGTGCATTCTCTCCTTCCAATGATAAGTGGCGTATTGTTAATTGTAATAATGAATACGCCCGACAAATTGTATTAATCGGCTCTGCAATATTTATTTTATTCATTTTTGAAAGAATCCCGACTACTGCTATTGAATTGGTTCACGAAATAGGGGAGGACCTTATACATGTAATTTCAGGATCACTGGGCATTGTAATACTTGTTCTTATTTTTATGCTTACCAGGAAAAAGATATGGATCAATACTATTAAAGATTCATCTGAAGAAGATTCACATGGGCATTTAAAAATACGATATGAACTTTTGAGGAAGGGGTTCAGGTTTGCCACTATTATTTTGATATTAGCCATTTTACTGGGATATATTAGATTCAGTGCATTTATGGTGGACCGGTTTGTGCTACTTTCTTTTTTCGTGGCGTTTGTAATATCTCTTCGGCATTTAATGATTTGGGGAATCTATAGTCTCCAAAAAGGAGAAGAAGACACTAATCATTCTGATATAGATAGTGAAGATCAAAAAGGGGACTCAGTTTATTTCTGGACACGAATAATTGTTGATATTTCGCTCCCGTTTTTAATCCTGCCACTTTTATTAATATTATTGGGCTTTGATAAATTAAATATACAACGTATTTATTCATATTTTGAATCTGATATCCATATAGGAGCCGTATCATTTTCAGTTACAAATTTATTATATGGTTTTTTGGTTTTTATTATAGCCATTGCTGTCGTCAGATGGATTTCAAAAATGTTTGAACGAAGAATATTAGGTTCATCCCATTTTGACCCGGGTCTTCGAAATTCGATGATGACGTTAGCCAACTACGTCGGGATGTTAATAGCTGTAATTCTTGCTCTGTCAACAATAGGTATAGACTTTTCCAAGATAGCACTAATTGCAGGTGCACTTTCAGTAGGTATTGGTTTTGGCCTGCAAAGCATTGTATCTAATTTCGTTTCAGGGTTAATTCTTTTATTTGAAAGACCTATTAAAATCGGAGATTGGATCGTTGTGAATTCCGGGCAGGGATATGTTAAACATATTGGTGCCCGGGCCACCCAGGTTCAAACATTTGATCAGTCAACCATTGTAATTCCTAATTCTGAATTGATTTCAAATTCGCTTACTAACTGGTTTTATAATAACAGGAGAGGAAGAGTTATAGTACCGGTGGGTGTTGCCTATAGTTCAGATCCAGAAAAGGTAAAAAATATTTTGATTGAAGCGGCTTCGGAGCATCCGGCAGTTTTGAAAATACCACCGATAAGTGTTTATTGGAGTGATTTTGCGGATAGTTCGTTAAATTTTGAAGTTAGAGCATTTATAAAAAATTATGATGATGTTTTATCGGTAAAGACTGATATCAGGTTTGCTATCTTTTCAAAGTTTAAAAAAGCTGGTATTACCATTCCGTTCCCTCAAAGAGATGTCAATTTTTTCCCGCAAGAAGATAAAGAGAGTAAAAATTCTTCTAAAATAACACCCCATAAAAGAACCAAAGGAACTAAAGGGGAATAATTACTTCAGCATATCAGGAGTTACCACTGTTCGGAAACCAAGGTGATCTGATCCGGTATCGATACTAGATGGCATTCTCGCAGATATCCTGTAACTGGCGCAATATGAAGAATGACAAAGAAAAGACCCGCCTTTGATTACTTTTACTGGTTCATAAGGTCTGTCAGGATCAAAATATTCCTTTGCTCCAGTTGGGTTACTCAAAACAGCTGATGTATTTATTGCTTTATAATAGTCTCTGTTGTACCAATCACTGGTCCACTCCCAGACATTTCCGGCCATATCGTATATTCCCGCCGAATTTGGAGGGTATGATTTTATTGGTGATATGTATTTGAACCCATCTTCAGATTCATTTTTTGTTGGGAATCTACCTTGCCAGGTATTGGCCATGGTTGCAATTTTTTATCGTCATTTCCCCAGGTATATGTGCACATCGTTAGAGTACCTTTTGCAGCAGCTTCCCATTCAGACTCCGTCGGTAATCTACGGTTTGCCCATTTACAGTATGCCAGGGCATCCTCATAGGCAATATGAACTACAGGATAATTTTCTTGATCATTTATATTACTATCAGGCCCATATGGCTGCCTCCAGTTTGCTCCTTTTTTCCAT encodes the following:
- a CDS encoding alpha/beta fold hydrolase, which encodes MLNFRTANNPNSSTWVVFLHGAGGNMDTWKYQWEAIEPHFNLLAVDLRDHGKSKNISPEKDSYDFALIATDILEVIDHLKIKSAFFVTLSFGSVLMQDLSMRRPEMVSGAVLAGAIFKGNFLIKAFVHLARFFNLFLSYSQMYSLFSYLLMPKKEHQRSRRIYKIQATKIGSDEYMKWLGLYSTFFSTLEKFSGQKIHYPTLVIMGSDDFVFLSAAQEFTDNQENASLKVISNAGHICNIDQYNKFNELLKSFLFSQEFISQKADS
- a CDS encoding carbohydrate porin; protein product: MLNLRILFIAFLNLYSIDVSSQSSIMYQDIKKSDWFTIAGGSYGRIGIGWTPDISSVSGRRLNLSRMGSIGGRMEEQDYLEIGLAFKMEPFKQTRDSIEINVQLRAAVFTRGAAYFGSSSTSGFNGLTLVLPELYVEGKNVFTKDLNIWVGNRFYRGNDVHMADYFYFNDHSGQGAGIEYKKSRFNVIFVSSSDTTSTVPPYFYLNYFTGTPSLEIRNRIVYALEQDLQLGKHSLITFLGEYHRIGDPSDNPAVQGSLESFPGDYGWVIGAKYQHNVLPYEFLRDGSFNQFAIRYGSGIANGGDGGSSRTWETFGAVDTTNFQFRNAYSWHIVNHFLLDFSDKFSLNGYGIFNYNQGAAKTKGEAETYLGKEVFNRKKDLTFGLKGVNYITDIFHWQTEIHYSQRQQGTSSWYRVTKLSFVPTIALRGQRSVWSRPHIRFIYSIARFNQAAQQDQFSPFLQLTGPKEWGHFFGVRAEWWTW
- a CDS encoding DUF3772 domain-containing protein, with translation MIRYASFFIITLFFNLTLLSQDEAISEIRSKIEESFDHINNIKSLIKSGPESKDSLTLYSNRLLDIQDGLVNEIDRLDEIEKDFENRLRELGPEPAEGEMPEAKVISKLRDSLETKISNTVELKQSAILLNEQISQLLVDIAKKKSDIFIDALGNRSKSILSPDLWVEASRDFPVVVDKIAHFFNQWADSLKKGKNYKATIMILMTAFILIVIVFYLVSKNSIWKRIDGYFEKGEELSLINRKRRAAVKSFSDLLLLTFAFILLYWIGKEFNLITVYNKLFFLRLFFGITASVFFIKYIRSAFSPSNDKWRIVNCNNEYARQIVLIGSAIFILFIFERIPTTAIELVHEIGEDLIHVISGSLGIVILVLIFMLTRKKIWINTIKDSSEEDSHGHLKIRYELLRKGFRFATIILILAILLGYIRFSAFMVDRFVLLSFFVAFVISLRHLMIWGIYSLQKGEEDTNHSDIDSEDQKGDSVYFWTRIIVDISLPFLILPLLLILLGFDKLNIQRIYSYFESDIHIGAVSFSVTNLLYGFLVFIIAIAVVRWISKMFERRILGSSHFDPGLRNSMMTLANYVGMLIAVILALSTIGIDFSKIALIAGALSVGIGFGLQSIVSNFVSGLILLFERPIKIGDWIVVNSGQGYVKHIGARATQVQTFDQSTIVIPNSELISNSLTNWFYNNRRGRVIVPVGVAYSSDPEKVKNILIEAASEHPAVLKIPPISVYWSDFADSSLNFEVRAFIKNYDDVLSVKTDIRFAIFSKFKKAGITIPFPQRDVNFFPQEDKESKNSSKITPHKRTKGTKGE
- a CDS encoding TlpA family protein disulfide reductase, coding for MKKKLFFALWLTFSLTVIAIIFYRQEYRFLLPTPKPIDLKMVEQGDSVKLDLAGTGNRVYFHFYNSECPCSRFNIKEFKRIVRKNEDSVKFIAVIEEEQSNKLQEFKKKYDLGIETIIDKDGKIANELGVYSTPQAVIVENGRVFYKGNYNKARFCTSKNTRFAELAVEAMLTNKKPPHFPELAYISYGCELPSNEN
- a CDS encoding formylglycine-generating enzyme family protein codes for the protein MANTWQGRFPTKNESEDGFKYISPIKSYPPNSAGIYDMAGNVWEWTSDWYNRDYYKAINTSAVLSNPTGAKEYFDPDRPYEPVKVIKGGSFLCHSSYCASYRISARMPSSIDTGSDHLGFRTVVTPDMLK